The following coding sequences are from one Epinephelus fuscoguttatus linkage group LG5, E.fuscoguttatus.final_Chr_v1 window:
- the dhx40 gene encoding probable ATP-dependent RNA helicase DHX40 produces MSKSTRWDSKDESKHLPIYKHKAKLVQAVKDSTFLVVTGETGSGKTTQLPKYLHQAGFCKDGKIGITQPRRVAAITVAQRVAQEMQCTLGREVGYQVRFDDCTSESTVVKYMTDGCLLREILADPVLTQYSVVILDEVHERSLNTDILLGLLKKMFSNPAKATKGRSVPLKVVVMSATLETDKLSAFLSDCPVFAIPGRTFPVTCTFGFAVGPKDIESAGYVKEVVKVALDVHTSEMAGDILVFLTGQSEIERACDMLYEKAESIDYRYDVEDQTVEGLLILPLYGSMPTDQQRQIFQPPPPGIRKCVVATNIAATSLTINGIKYIVDSGFVKQLNHNSRVGMDILEVVPISKSEAQQRAGRAGRTSAGKCFRIYTKEFWEKSMPEYTVPEIQRTSLTAVILTLKCLGVHDVIRFPYLDCPEERFILEALKQLYQFDAIDRRGRVTQLGELMVEFPLHPGLTRALLKAASLGCQDLLLPVAAMLSVENIFIRPGHPEKQKEADKQHRELAAKSGSMNDFATLLSVFQSCKSSDRPSAWCKDNWIHWRALKSAFSVETQLREILLRLQQKRDFPMETFDGNKSEVFRRCLCTGYFTNVARRSVGKVFCTMDGHGSMVHIHPSSSLFDQEAELNWIIFHDVLVTSRVYIRTVCPIRYDWVKDLLPKLHEVDVYELSSVAREEVTDEEMIKWETKEAAKRQPEVSTVDAMKKLEKRNDETSVSDARARYLQRKQQRQQNKAL; encoded by the exons ATGTCAAAATCAACGAGATGGGACTCAAAAGATGAGTCAAAACATCTACCCATCTATAAGCACAAAGCTAAACTCGTTCAGGCTGTCAAAGACAGCACTTTTCTGGTTGTCACCGGAGAGACAGGCAGCGGGAAAACCACACAGCTTCCAAAGTACCTGCATCAAGCAG GTTTTTGTAAAGATGGCAAAATTGGCATCACCCAGCCCCGCCGGGTGGCTGCCATCACAGTGGCTCAGAGGGTAGCTCAGGAGATGCAGTGCACTCTGGGTAGAGAGGTTGGCTACCAAGTACGCTTTGATGACTGCACATCAGAG AGCACGGTGGTGAAGTACATGACAGACGGCTGTTTGCTCAGAGAGATCCTGGCAGATCCTGTACTTACTCAGTACAGTGTTGTAATCTTGGATGAAGTCCACGAACGCAGCCTCAACACA GACATCCTTctgggtttgttgaagaaaATGTTCTCCAACCCCGCTAAGGCCACCAAGGGCCGATCTGTCCCTCTGAAGGTGGTGGTGATGTCCGCCACCTTGGAAACTGACAAACTTTCAGCCTTTCTCAGCGACTGTCCCGTCTTTGCTATTCCTGGGAGGACTTTTCCTGTCACCTGCACATTTGGTTTTGCTGTAGGACCTAAAGACATAGAGAGCGCCGGTTATGTAAAAGAG GTTGTCAAAGTGGCCCTTGATGTGCACACCAGTGAAATGGCAGGGGATATTCTTGTGTTTTTGACAG GTCAGTCAGAGATTGAGCGTGCCTGTGACATGCTGTATGAAAAAGCTGAGTCTATAGACTACCGCTACGATGTGGAGGACCAAACAGTGGAGGGCCTTCTTATTTTGCCCCTTTATGGATCCATGCCCACTG ATCAACAGAGGCAGATCTTTCAGCCTCCACCACCAGGGATAAGGAAGTGTGTAGTGGCCACAAACATCGCAGCAACATCTCTCACCATCAACGGCATAAA GTACATCGTGGACAGCGGGTTTGTGAAGCAACTCAACCACAACTCACGGGTGGGCATGGACATCTTGGAGGTGGTGCCTATTTCAAA GAGCGAGGCTCAGCAGAGAGCAGGTCGAGCTGGAAGAACCTCGGCCGGGAAATGCTTTCGAATCTACACCAAGGAATTCTGGGAGAAGAGCATGCCTGAATACACAGTTCCAGAAATCCAGAGGACaagtttgactgcagtgataCTTACACTCAAGTGTCTGGGTGTTCATGATGTCATTAG GTTCCCTTATCTGGACTGTCCAGAGGAAAGGTTTATCCTGGAGGCATTAAAACAGCTTTACCAATTTGATGCCATCGACAG GAGAGGTAGAGTGACCCAGCTGGGGGAGCTGATGGTGGAGTTCCCCCTGCACCCAGGCCTTACCAGGGCCCTGCTTAAAGCTGCCTCGCTTGGCTGTCAGGACTTGCTGCTCCCTGTGGCCGCCATGTTGTCTGTGGAGAACATTTTCATCAGACCAG GCCACcctgagaaacagaaagaggcTGATAAACAGCACAGAGAGCTGGCTGCCAAGAGCGGCAGCATGAACGACTTTGCCACTCTCCTCAGCGTGTTCCAGTCCTGCAAATCCAG tgacagaCCCTCAGCGTGGTGTAAAGATAATTGGATCCACTGGAGGGCACTGAAGTCAGCCTTTAGTGTGGAGACTCAGCTGCGAGAGATCCTCCTCCGCCTCCAACAG AAGAGAGATTTCCCCATGGAGACATTTGACGGCAATAAAAGTGAGGTCTTCAGACGATGCCTGTGCACGGGATACTTCACCAACGTTGCCAGAAG GTCTGTTGGAAAGGTGTTTTGCACAATGGATGGCCATGGATCCATGGTTCACATTCATCCATCCTCATCG CTGTTTGACCAGGAAGCTGAGCTGAACTGGATCATCTTCCACGATGTGCTGGTGACCTCACGGGTGTATATCAGGACTGTATGTCCCATCCGATACGACTGGGTGAAGGACTTACTGCCTAAACTCCATGAGGTGGACGTCTATGAGCTGAGCAGTGTGGCGCGAGAAGAAGTGACCGATGAGGAGATGATAAAATGGGAGACAAAGGAAGCGGCCAAAAGACAACCAG AGGTTTCTACTGTGGATGCCATGAAGAAACTGGAGAAGCGAAATGACGAAACCTCCGTCAGCGATGCTCGTGCACGCTACCTGCAACGGAAGcagcaaagacaacaaaataaagCCCTTTGA
- the LOC125888948 gene encoding zona pellucida sperm-binding protein 4-like isoform X2, whose translation MRGSCSTCLKMKAHSTNSILVTFVSLSLLLLKHEAHAALKQFQATLYNTMNNDTSICHDGFMSVYISKVHFAGLPFTIYVQEVIKHENPLVSRDVFCNKDGFNITIAQNATVPPLNLDAVWIPSSQSHTCKPQKRSKDAVTFSFPFTDCGTQSVIADGVITYWVSIEVKQHAQKGSIFREAPFHRTVHCSFALAQATQLGVKVQGEKPEYVSALKSEGILRTEMRFAKDSSYKSFYSSRDPPAVTELGQPVYVEVFVLKHEDKDLVLLLEDCWATPTKNPHDPQRWNLLVKGCPFSGDSHRTVVLPVVYSKELKNPSLHKWFVVKLFSFVKPPTFESLVYFHCDIEICKGPHCLQTCSSGKRKLRRITPGPKQRILHSVVSGGPLLYLL comes from the exons ATGAGAGGCAGCTGCTCTACCTGTCTGAAGATGAAGGCCCACAGCACGAACTCCATTTTGGTGACATTTGTTTCATTATCACTGCTTCTGTTGAAACATGAAGCGCATGCTGCTTTAAAACAATTCCAAGCAACACTTTATAACACCATGAATAATGACACATCGATTTGCCACGATGGCTTCATGTCTGTTTACATATCAAAGGTGCACTTTGCTGGTCTTCCTTTCACCATCTATGTTCAAG AGGTGATCAAACATGAAAATCCACTGGTATCAAGAGATGTTTTCTGCAACAAGGACGGGTTCAACATCACCATCGCTCAGAATGCCACAGTCCCACCTCTGAACCTGGATGCAGTCTGGATCCCTTCCAGCCAAAGCCACACTTGTAAACCCCAAAAAAGATCAAAGGATGCTGTCACTTTCAGCTTTCCTTTCACTGATTGCGGCACCCAATCTGTG ATTGCAGATGGGGTTATAACCTACTGGGTCagtattgaagtgaaacaacatgCACAGAAAGGCTCTATATTTCGAGAAGCTCCTTTCCA TCGTACTGTGCATTGTAGCTTTGCACTGGCCCAAGCGACTCAGCTGGGCGTCAAGGTTCAGGGAGAAAAACCTGAGTATGTGTCAGCACTGAAGAGTGAGGGAATACTGAGGACTGAAATGAGGTTTGCTAAAG ATTCCAGTTACAAGTCTTTCTATTCCTCTCGAGACCCTCCAGCAGTAACCGAGCTTGGCCAACCCGTGTATGTGGAGGTGTTTGTTCTCAAACATGAGGACAAGGATTTAGTGCTGCTGCTAGAGGACTGCTGGGCGACGCCAACTAAAAACCCACATGACCCACAGAGATGGAACCTGCTTGTTAAAGG ATGTCCTTTCAGTGGTGATAGCCACAGAACTGTTGTGTTGCCAGTTGTTTACAGTAAGGAGCTGAAAAATCCCTCTCTTCATAAATGGTTTGTGGTTAAGCTGTTCTCATTTGTGAAGCCCCCGACATTTGAAAGCCTG GTATATTTCCACTGTGATATAGAGATCTGTAAAGGGCCACATTGCTTACAGACCTGCAGCAGTG GAAAGCGTAAATTAAGAAGAATCACACCAGGGCCAAAACAGAGGATTCTTCACAGTGTAGTCTCCGGTGGACCTCTTCTTTATCTGCTGTAG
- the LOC125888948 gene encoding zona pellucida sperm-binding protein 4-like isoform X1 yields MRGSCSTCLKMKAHSTNSILVTFVSLSLLLLKHEAHAALKQFQATLYNTMNNDTSICHDGFMSVYISKVHFAGLPFTIYVQDEHSGYYQAIAIAKQCHYFLGETDTFMVLTVAFHGCFVKRQKSMTKLNVIIMALADSGRVEIVKSIPLICERKIKEVIKHENPLVSRDVFCNKDGFNITIAQNATVPPLNLDAVWIPSSQSHTCKPQKRSKDAVTFSFPFTDCGTQSVIADGVITYWVSIEVKQHAQKGSIFREAPFHRTVHCSFALAQATQLGVKVQGEKPEYVSALKSEGILRTEMRFAKDSSYKSFYSSRDPPAVTELGQPVYVEVFVLKHEDKDLVLLLEDCWATPTKNPHDPQRWNLLVKGCPFSGDSHRTVVLPVVYSKELKNPSLHKWFVVKLFSFVKPPTFESLVYFHCDIEICKGPHCLQTCSSGKRKLRRITPGPKQRILHSVVSGGPLLYLL; encoded by the exons ATGAGAGGCAGCTGCTCTACCTGTCTGAAGATGAAGGCCCACAGCACGAACTCCATTTTGGTGACATTTGTTTCATTATCACTGCTTCTGTTGAAACATGAAGCGCATGCTGCTTTAAAACAATTCCAAGCAACACTTTATAACACCATGAATAATGACACATCGATTTGCCACGATGGCTTCATGTCTGTTTACATATCAAAGGTGCACTTTGCTGGTCTTCCTTTCACCATCTATGTTCAAG ATGAACACAGCGGATATTACCAAGCCATCGCTATAGCAAAACAGTGCCACTACTTCCTTGGAGAAACAGACACCTTTATGGTCCTAACAGTTGCTTTCCATGGATGTTTTGTGAAAAGACAA AAATCGATGACAAAGCTGAATGTCATCATCATGGCGCTTGCAGACAGTGGCAGAGTCGAAATTGTCAAGTCGATACCTCTGATCTGTGAAAGGAAAATTAAAG AGGTGATCAAACATGAAAATCCACTGGTATCAAGAGATGTTTTCTGCAACAAGGACGGGTTCAACATCACCATCGCTCAGAATGCCACAGTCCCACCTCTGAACCTGGATGCAGTCTGGATCCCTTCCAGCCAAAGCCACACTTGTAAACCCCAAAAAAGATCAAAGGATGCTGTCACTTTCAGCTTTCCTTTCACTGATTGCGGCACCCAATCTGTG ATTGCAGATGGGGTTATAACCTACTGGGTCagtattgaagtgaaacaacatgCACAGAAAGGCTCTATATTTCGAGAAGCTCCTTTCCA TCGTACTGTGCATTGTAGCTTTGCACTGGCCCAAGCGACTCAGCTGGGCGTCAAGGTTCAGGGAGAAAAACCTGAGTATGTGTCAGCACTGAAGAGTGAGGGAATACTGAGGACTGAAATGAGGTTTGCTAAAG ATTCCAGTTACAAGTCTTTCTATTCCTCTCGAGACCCTCCAGCAGTAACCGAGCTTGGCCAACCCGTGTATGTGGAGGTGTTTGTTCTCAAACATGAGGACAAGGATTTAGTGCTGCTGCTAGAGGACTGCTGGGCGACGCCAACTAAAAACCCACATGACCCACAGAGATGGAACCTGCTTGTTAAAGG ATGTCCTTTCAGTGGTGATAGCCACAGAACTGTTGTGTTGCCAGTTGTTTACAGTAAGGAGCTGAAAAATCCCTCTCTTCATAAATGGTTTGTGGTTAAGCTGTTCTCATTTGTGAAGCCCCCGACATTTGAAAGCCTG GTATATTTCCACTGTGATATAGAGATCTGTAAAGGGCCACATTGCTTACAGACCTGCAGCAGTG GAAAGCGTAAATTAAGAAGAATCACACCAGGGCCAAAACAGAGGATTCTTCACAGTGTAGTCTCCGGTGGACCTCTTCTTTATCTGCTGTAG
- the LOC125888778 gene encoding uncharacterized protein LOC125888778 isoform X1: MLAMNADWWIFPFALCFICVSSNEEPNFENSCVQDPDVCKTDTLSVQLGSSVFLQCNFSTRSLDWVSWTQTPGVDLVHLTSKGRIRFLDHRYGRVKAFPNQGSEGNYSICIDELGSSDLGCYRCEQGHYCHQVVLVDEAGGGALREEMRLLIYICVAVAALILLGFGSYCCMKCIMCCKTKTLDITNNPEGAATEGASAPPIRVPMDQLQHGVTIHTVFPFPTGAGCDNLVYENDDQGPSNQQNDSRNYCDPVPGVLPDPAQSTSGIYPNLNQFARTESHRTKQGFHRELFSRLRQASLSRHFYVNQGEISKQQAMSTQAKNQRKAGLGKKKTKETCDYKNPIYNRSTDQLNRL, translated from the exons ATGTTGGCAATGAATGCTGACTGGTGGATTTTCCCTTTCGCCTTGTGCTTTATTTGTGTGTCTTCAAATG AAGAGCCGAACTTTGAGAACTCCTGTGTGCAGGATCCGGATGTTTGTAAGACGGACACACTCAGCGTTCAGCTTGGCTCCTCTGTGTTCCTCCAATGCAACTTTTCAACACGCAGCCTCGACTGGGTGTCATGGACCCAAACTCCAGGGGTGGACCTGGTCCATCTCACATCTAAGGGTCGTATTAGGTTCCTCGACCACAGGTACGGTCGGGTGAAAGCCTTTCCAAACCAGGGCTCAGAGGGGAACTACTCCATCTGCATCGATGAGCTGGGCTCCTCTGACCTGGGGTGTTACCGCTGTGAGCAGGGACACTACTGTCATCAAGTGGTGTTGGTTGACGAAGCTGGAGGCG GTGCCCTGAGAGAAGAGATGAGGCTCCTGATTTACATCTGTGTTGCTGTGGCTGCTTTGATCCTGCTGGGCTTTGGTAGCTACTGCTGCATGAAGTGCATAA TGTGCTGTAAAACGAAAACACTGGACATTACAAACAATCCTGAAGGTGCAGCAACTGAGG GTGCCAGTGCTCCACCAATCAGAGTGCCAATGGATCAACTGCAGCACG GTGTCACTATACACACTGTGTTTCCTTTCCCCACAGGAGCGGGCTGTGATAATCTTGTTTATG aAAATGATGACCAAGGCCCATCCAACCAGCAGAATGACTCCAGAAATTATTGCGATCCAGTACCAGGAGTTCTGCCTGATCCCGCTCAGAGCACCAGCGGGATTTATCCAAACTTGAACCAGTTTGCGAGGACGGAAAgtcacagaacaaaacaagGATTTCACAGAG AACTCTTCAGCAGATTACGGCAAGCAAGTCTCAGTCGGCATTTTTATG TTAACCAAGGTGAAATCAGCAAGCAGCAAGCCATGTCAACTCAGGCGAAGAATCAACGCAAAG CTGGTTTGGGAAAGAAGAAAACCAAAGAAA CTTGTGACTACAAAAACCCGATTTACAACAGGAGCACAGACCAGCTCAACCGCCTGTAA
- the LOC125888778 gene encoding uncharacterized protein LOC125888778 isoform X3 has translation MLAMNADWWIFPFALCFICVSSNEEPNFENSCVQDPDVCKTDTLSVQLGSSVFLQCNFSTRSLDWVSWTQTPGVDLVHLTSKGRIRFLDHRYGRVKAFPNQGSEGNYSICIDELGSSDLGCYRCEQGHYCHQVVLVDEAGGGALREEMRLLIYICVAVAALILLGFGSYCCMKCIMCCKTKTLDITNNPEGAATEGASAPPIRVPMDQLQHGAGCDNLVYENDDQGPSNQQNDSRNYCDPVPGVLPDPAQSTSGIYPNLNQFARTESHRTKQGFHRELFSRLRQASLSRHFYVNQGEISKQQAMSTQAKNQRKAGLGKKKTKETCDYKNPIYNRSTDQLNRL, from the exons ATGTTGGCAATGAATGCTGACTGGTGGATTTTCCCTTTCGCCTTGTGCTTTATTTGTGTGTCTTCAAATG AAGAGCCGAACTTTGAGAACTCCTGTGTGCAGGATCCGGATGTTTGTAAGACGGACACACTCAGCGTTCAGCTTGGCTCCTCTGTGTTCCTCCAATGCAACTTTTCAACACGCAGCCTCGACTGGGTGTCATGGACCCAAACTCCAGGGGTGGACCTGGTCCATCTCACATCTAAGGGTCGTATTAGGTTCCTCGACCACAGGTACGGTCGGGTGAAAGCCTTTCCAAACCAGGGCTCAGAGGGGAACTACTCCATCTGCATCGATGAGCTGGGCTCCTCTGACCTGGGGTGTTACCGCTGTGAGCAGGGACACTACTGTCATCAAGTGGTGTTGGTTGACGAAGCTGGAGGCG GTGCCCTGAGAGAAGAGATGAGGCTCCTGATTTACATCTGTGTTGCTGTGGCTGCTTTGATCCTGCTGGGCTTTGGTAGCTACTGCTGCATGAAGTGCATAA TGTGCTGTAAAACGAAAACACTGGACATTACAAACAATCCTGAAGGTGCAGCAACTGAGG GTGCCAGTGCTCCACCAATCAGAGTGCCAATGGATCAACTGCAGCACG GAGCGGGCTGTGATAATCTTGTTTATG aAAATGATGACCAAGGCCCATCCAACCAGCAGAATGACTCCAGAAATTATTGCGATCCAGTACCAGGAGTTCTGCCTGATCCCGCTCAGAGCACCAGCGGGATTTATCCAAACTTGAACCAGTTTGCGAGGACGGAAAgtcacagaacaaaacaagGATTTCACAGAG AACTCTTCAGCAGATTACGGCAAGCAAGTCTCAGTCGGCATTTTTATG TTAACCAAGGTGAAATCAGCAAGCAGCAAGCCATGTCAACTCAGGCGAAGAATCAACGCAAAG CTGGTTTGGGAAAGAAGAAAACCAAAGAAA CTTGTGACTACAAAAACCCGATTTACAACAGGAGCACAGACCAGCTCAACCGCCTGTAA
- the LOC125888778 gene encoding uncharacterized protein LOC125888778 isoform X2 — MLAMNADWWIFPFALCFICVSSNEPNFENSCVQDPDVCKTDTLSVQLGSSVFLQCNFSTRSLDWVSWTQTPGVDLVHLTSKGRIRFLDHRYGRVKAFPNQGSEGNYSICIDELGSSDLGCYRCEQGHYCHQVVLVDEAGGGALREEMRLLIYICVAVAALILLGFGSYCCMKCIMCCKTKTLDITNNPEGAATEGASAPPIRVPMDQLQHGVTIHTVFPFPTGAGCDNLVYENDDQGPSNQQNDSRNYCDPVPGVLPDPAQSTSGIYPNLNQFARTESHRTKQGFHRELFSRLRQASLSRHFYVNQGEISKQQAMSTQAKNQRKAGLGKKKTKETCDYKNPIYNRSTDQLNRL; from the exons ATGTTGGCAATGAATGCTGACTGGTGGATTTTCCCTTTCGCCTTGTGCTTTATTTGTGTGTCTTCAAATG AGCCGAACTTTGAGAACTCCTGTGTGCAGGATCCGGATGTTTGTAAGACGGACACACTCAGCGTTCAGCTTGGCTCCTCTGTGTTCCTCCAATGCAACTTTTCAACACGCAGCCTCGACTGGGTGTCATGGACCCAAACTCCAGGGGTGGACCTGGTCCATCTCACATCTAAGGGTCGTATTAGGTTCCTCGACCACAGGTACGGTCGGGTGAAAGCCTTTCCAAACCAGGGCTCAGAGGGGAACTACTCCATCTGCATCGATGAGCTGGGCTCCTCTGACCTGGGGTGTTACCGCTGTGAGCAGGGACACTACTGTCATCAAGTGGTGTTGGTTGACGAAGCTGGAGGCG GTGCCCTGAGAGAAGAGATGAGGCTCCTGATTTACATCTGTGTTGCTGTGGCTGCTTTGATCCTGCTGGGCTTTGGTAGCTACTGCTGCATGAAGTGCATAA TGTGCTGTAAAACGAAAACACTGGACATTACAAACAATCCTGAAGGTGCAGCAACTGAGG GTGCCAGTGCTCCACCAATCAGAGTGCCAATGGATCAACTGCAGCACG GTGTCACTATACACACTGTGTTTCCTTTCCCCACAGGAGCGGGCTGTGATAATCTTGTTTATG aAAATGATGACCAAGGCCCATCCAACCAGCAGAATGACTCCAGAAATTATTGCGATCCAGTACCAGGAGTTCTGCCTGATCCCGCTCAGAGCACCAGCGGGATTTATCCAAACTTGAACCAGTTTGCGAGGACGGAAAgtcacagaacaaaacaagGATTTCACAGAG AACTCTTCAGCAGATTACGGCAAGCAAGTCTCAGTCGGCATTTTTATG TTAACCAAGGTGAAATCAGCAAGCAGCAAGCCATGTCAACTCAGGCGAAGAATCAACGCAAAG CTGGTTTGGGAAAGAAGAAAACCAAAGAAA CTTGTGACTACAAAAACCCGATTTACAACAGGAGCACAGACCAGCTCAACCGCCTGTAA
- the LOC125888845 gene encoding P2X purinoceptor 5-like, producing the protein MAGSFLKGRFLSLFDYKTEKYIVAKNKTVGVLYRLIQLSIIGYIIGWVFIVKKGYQETDEAIQSSIITKLKGASVTNTTESGLLVWGPEDYVIPPQGEAVLFVVTNFLETPNQKLGYCAESLKVLDGHCQDDEDCEEGRMVVSGHGMMSGRCLRYDKNSTGTCEIYGWCPIERKLKPQDPLLIHAENFTIYIKNFIQFPKFEFSKSNVFETNDHSYLKTCRFDEEFHPYCPIFRLGDITRRARHNFHDMATSGGSIGIMIKWDCDLDKGYSHCHPQYHFTRLDVSNMTVVKGFNFRHSRYYQNADGETYRSLFKVYGIRFTIMVHGKAGKFSIVPTAINVGSGLALMGAGAFFCDMVLLYLLKKGDSYRQRKFEAAKGMESTSEDNCVKDRKDAMEQENLTS; encoded by the exons ATGGCCGGGAGCTTCTTGAAAGGACGCTTCCTCTCCTTGTTCGACTACAAAACGGAAAAATACATTGTCGCCAAAAATAAGACAGTTGGAGTTTTGTACAGACTTATTCAGTTATCTATCATCGGGTACATTATAGG ATGGGTTTTCATAGTAAAGAAAGGCTACCAGGAGACAGATGAGGCTATCCAGAGCTCTATTATAACTAAACTGAAGGGAGCCTCAGTGACGAACACCACTGAGTCTGGTCTGCTGGTGTGGGGACCAGAGGACTATGTCATCCCACCACAG GGTGAAGCTGTTCTGTTTGTTGTAACCAATTTCCTAGAAACACCAAACCAGAAGCTGGGATACTGTGCTGAG AGCCTCAAGGTGCTGGATGGCCACTGTCAAGATGACGAGGACTGTGAAGAGGGGAGGATGGTGGTGTCTGGTCATG GGATGATGAGCGGCCGATGTTTAAGATACGATAAAAACTCCACTGGTACCTGCGAAATCTACGGCTGGTGTCCCATTGAAagaaaattgaaaccaca AGACCCGCTGCTGATACACGCTGAAAACTTCACCATTTACATCAAGAATTTCATCCAATTTCCAAAATTCGAATTTTCAAA GTCCAACGTTTTCGAAACAAATGATCACTCCTATTTGAAGACATGTCGATTTGATGAGGAGTTCCACCCCTACTGCCCCATCTTTCGCCTGGGTGACATCACCAGGCGAGCCCGACACAACTTCCACGACATGGCGACATCG GGTGGCTCCATTGGCATCATGATAAAGTGGGACTGTGACCTTGACAAAGGTTACTCTCACTGCCATCCACAGTACCACTTTACTCGTCTGGATGTCTCCAACATGACTGTCGTAAAGGGGTTTAACTTCAG ACACAGTCGGTATTACCAAAACGCTGATGGTGAGACCTATCGCTCTCTATTCAAAGTCTATGGCATCCGATTTACCATCATGGTGCACGGAAAG GCCGGGAAGTTCAGCATCGTCCCAACAGCCATCAATGTTGGTTCAGGGCTGGCTCTGATGGGTGCT GGAGCTTTCTTCTGTGACATGGTTCTTCTCTACCTGTTGAAGAAGGGCGACTCTTATCGACAGAGGAAGTTTGAAGCAGCCAA AGGTATGGAGTCAACATCTGAAGACAACTGTGTGAAAGACAGAAAGGATGCCATGGAACAGGAGAATCTGACGTCTTAG